One Gloeocapsa sp. DLM2.Bin57 DNA window includes the following coding sequences:
- a CDS encoding cobalamin biosynthesis protein CobQ, translating to MKQLELTIGWLYPTLMSTYGDRGNVICLQRRCQWRNIQVSIINLDQQQPPETYQQVDLIVGGGAQDRQQAIVMADLQGAKADALGAKLEQGTPGVFTCGSPQLLGHYYEPKLGDRIEGLGLLDLTSKHHGENTPRCIGNIVFTITASPLAEELTTIWGDAPLVIGFENHGGRTYLGDVQPLGQVIKGYGNNGEDGLEGAFYRQAIATYAHGPLLPKNPFIADWLIQTALRQKYQTEIILTKLDDSLALKARETVLNKLNLTNRLNKA from the coding sequence GTGAAACAATTAGAATTAACCATAGGTTGGCTTTATCCTACCCTGATGAGTACCTATGGCGATCGCGGTAACGTTATCTGTCTGCAACGTCGTTGTCAATGGCGCAACATCCAAGTATCTATCATTAATTTAGACCAACAACAACCCCCCGAAACCTACCAACAAGTAGATTTAATCGTCGGTGGAGGTGCGCAAGATAGACAACAGGCGATCGTTATGGCTGATTTACAGGGAGCTAAAGCCGATGCCCTAGGTGCTAAACTAGAACAAGGTACACCAGGAGTATTTACCTGTGGTTCTCCCCAACTTCTCGGACATTATTACGAACCTAAATTAGGAGACAGAATCGAGGGTTTAGGGTTATTAGATTTAACTAGTAAACATCACGGAGAAAATACCCCTCGTTGTATCGGTAATATCGTTTTTACCATTACCGCGTCTCCCCTAGCAGAAGAATTAACTACTATCTGGGGAGATGCTCCCTTAGTTATTGGCTTTGAAAATCACGGAGGACGTACTTATTTAGGGGATGTACAACCTCTTGGTCAAGTGATTAAAGGCTATGGTAATAATGGTGAAGATGGTTTAGAAGGGGCTTTTTATCGTCAGGCGATCGCTACCTACGCTCATGGCCCACTTTTACCCAAAAACCCTTTTATCGCTGATTGGTTGATTCAAACCGCACTTAGACAAAAGTATCAAACAGAAATTATCTTAACAAAACTTGATGATTCTTTAGCCCTCAAAGCTCGTGAAACGGTTTTAAATAAATTAAACTTAACAAATAGACTCAATAAAGCATAA
- the minD gene encoding septum site-determining protein MinD, whose product MTRIIVVTSGKGGVGKTTVSANLGMTLATLGRKVILVDADFGLRNLDLILGLENRIVYTAVEVIEGECRLEQALVKDKRQSNLFLLPAAQNRTKDAVTPDQMRELIGNLSNLADYIIVDSPAGIENGFQNAIAGAKEAIIVSTPEIASVRDADRVIGLLEANGIKRIQLIINRLKPQMVQVNDMMSPDDILEILAIPLIGLIPDDERVIVASNRGEPLILAEKQSLPSLAFNNIARRLEGEKVPILDLLGMHDNIINRIRRFFRGD is encoded by the coding sequence ATGACCCGAATTATTGTTGTTACTTCCGGAAAAGGCGGAGTGGGTAAAACCACCGTCTCTGCTAATTTAGGTATGACTCTAGCTACTTTAGGACGCAAGGTTATACTAGTTGATGCAGATTTTGGTTTAAGAAATTTAGACTTAATTTTAGGCTTAGAAAATCGGATCGTTTATACCGCAGTAGAAGTAATTGAGGGAGAATGTCGTCTCGAACAAGCTTTAGTTAAAGATAAACGCCAATCTAACTTGTTTTTGTTACCTGCGGCTCAAAATCGCACTAAAGACGCAGTAACACCCGACCAAATGCGCGAATTAATCGGTAATTTAAGCAATCTAGCTGATTATATTATAGTAGATAGTCCCGCAGGTATAGAAAACGGGTTTCAAAATGCGATCGCAGGAGCAAAAGAAGCAATAATCGTCTCAACCCCTGAAATAGCCTCAGTAAGAGACGCAGATCGCGTGATAGGCTTATTAGAAGCTAATGGGATCAAACGTATTCAATTAATTATTAATCGCCTAAAACCACAAATGGTACAGGTAAACGATATGATGTCTCCAGATGACATCCTAGAAATACTTGCTATACCCCTAATCGGTTTGATTCCAGACGATGAACGAGTAATTGTCGCTAGTAACCGCGGTGAGCCACTAATTCTGGCTGAAAAACAATCTCTCCCGAGTTTAGCTTTTAATAACATCGCTAGACGTCTAGAAGGAGAAAAAGTGCCAATCTTAGACTTACTCGGTATGCACGATAATATTATTAATCGGATTCGTCGTTTCTTTCGAGGGGATTAG